A DNA window from uncultured Methanoregula sp. contains the following coding sequences:
- a CDS encoding recombinase family protein: protein MIKIGYVRVSRDDQNVENQISLLLSEGLLRESIFVDCISGISPIEDRDGYTKMMQVIKNRSAGELVTLYVFEISRLGRSFLETLNTVRILEESGVRVWSLSPAESWSRIDDKKLRDLMLSIFSWVADRERENLIERTKLGLARAKAEGKHLGRPERVIPWKRVKELQEKKISLAAISRILDIPYTTLYRHQSQIDLDSGK, encoded by the coding sequence ATGATAAAAATCGGGTACGTCCGGGTTTCCCGGGATGATCAGAATGTTGAGAACCAGATCTCCTTACTTTTAAGCGAAGGGCTTTTGCGTGAATCCATCTTTGTGGATTGTATCTCGGGGATTTCACCTATCGAAGATCGTGACGGGTACACGAAGATGATGCAGGTGATAAAAAACCGGTCTGCTGGTGAATTGGTTACCCTGTATGTCTTTGAAATTTCCCGTCTGGGACGCTCGTTTCTTGAAACCCTGAACACGGTTCGAATTCTGGAGGAATCCGGGGTGCGGGTCTGGTCACTCTCACCTGCAGAATCGTGGAGTCGGATCGATGATAAAAAACTTCGCGATCTGATGCTATCCATCTTCTCCTGGGTAGCTGATCGTGAACGGGAAAACCTGATCGAACGGACAAAACTGGGTCTGGCCCGGGCAAAAGCCGAGGGAAAACATCTCGGCAGACCGGAACGAGTGATTCCCTGGAAACGGGTAAAAGAACTTCAGGAAAAAAAGATCTCTCTTGCAGCGATCTCCCGTATTCTCGATATTCCCTATACGACATTATACCGTCATCAATCACAGATTGATTTGGATTCCGGCAAATAA
- a CDS encoding META domain-containing protein has translation MNSRYFCLILLLVLGVIACGCTSPKTPVSPTPVPTVPPTPVLTTPTTPAYPTQLSGQWVLQTMAIQDGSVPLKPTAEITLTFNADGSATGYSGCNNYFTSYTLTGISTPKGDGMTFGPISTSKMYCVSTSSQESTYLDVLKGTGAYVVNGNLLTLTGASQNALVFQQQSTIPTATPYYPQPA, from the coding sequence ATGAACTCCCGATATTTCTGCCTGATTCTTCTTCTCGTTCTCGGTGTTATTGCATGCGGATGCACGAGCCCGAAAACCCCTGTGTCCCCGACACCTGTACCAACGGTACCCCCGACACCGGTTCTGACTACCCCGACCACACCGGCATATCCCACGCAGCTTTCCGGCCAGTGGGTGCTCCAGACCATGGCAATACAGGATGGCTCAGTTCCCCTCAAACCAACCGCCGAGATCACCCTCACGTTCAATGCAGACGGGAGTGCAACCGGTTACAGCGGGTGCAACAATTATTTCACCTCTTATACTCTCACCGGGATCTCGACTCCGAAAGGGGATGGTATGACCTTTGGACCCATCAGCACATCAAAAATGTACTGCGTTTCAACCTCCAGCCAGGAGAGTACATATCTTGATGTCCTCAAGGGGACTGGAGCATATGTTGTCAACGGCAACCTGCTGACCCTTACCGGCGCATCGCAGAACGCTCTTGTCTTCCAGCAGCAGTCAACTATTCCAACAGCAACTCCCTATTATCCCCAGCCGGCATAA
- the xerA gene encoding site-specific tyrosine recombinase/integron integrase, translated as MESGYFSEWLKSYRDYLRMRNYSARTLDSYGLVIKHFGYYVWLRRHTEVTKLVIYWKDIEKARLDTSVEVTPVMVTDFLSFVSSMRTYKAKTYHRIISTLSSFYRFLYTQGAVTANPLTGIDRPRIKQQDIKYLKHNQVLRLIDSIEDSRDKLIVRTIYATGVRVSELCGMNIEDIDFDEHTIRIRGKGDKTRIVFVDEDTLKDLSAFVGNRITGPLFIGQQGKHISSRAIQHIFKHYAPTGITPHKIRHSYASELYKRSKNLRVVQENLGHTSIKTTEIYLHTDIDERRQIYQQFFPLSGPKNGE; from the coding sequence ATGGAAAGCGGGTATTTTTCGGAGTGGCTCAAGTCATACCGCGATTACCTCCGGATGCGCAATTATTCCGCCCGCACGCTTGACAGTTACGGACTCGTTATAAAACACTTTGGCTATTATGTCTGGCTCCGTCGTCATACTGAAGTGACAAAGTTGGTCATTTACTGGAAAGACATTGAAAAGGCTCGTCTTGATACCAGCGTTGAAGTTACCCCGGTTATGGTGACCGATTTTCTCTCTTTTGTCTCTTCGATGCGAACGTACAAAGCCAAGACGTATCACCGTATCATCTCGACTTTGAGCTCTTTTTACCGGTTTTTGTATACCCAGGGAGCCGTGACTGCAAATCCCTTAACGGGGATAGACCGTCCCCGGATCAAACAGCAGGATATCAAGTATTTGAAACACAACCAGGTGCTCCGCCTTATCGACTCTATCGAGGATTCCCGTGACAAACTGATTGTCAGGACCATTTATGCGACCGGTGTCCGGGTGTCCGAATTGTGTGGCATGAACATCGAGGATATTGATTTCGATGAACACACGATACGGATACGGGGAAAGGGGGATAAAACAAGGATTGTCTTTGTCGATGAGGACACCCTGAAGGATCTTTCAGCATTTGTCGGCAACAGAATTACAGGCCCGCTCTTCATCGGCCAGCAGGGCAAACATATTTCCTCGCGGGCAATACAGCACATTTTCAAACATTATGCACCGACCGGCATTACTCCCCACAAAATCCGTCACAGTTATGCCAGTGAATTGTATAAGCGATCAAAGAACCTCCGGGTGGTCCAGGAAAATCTCGGGCATACGTCAATTAAAACCACGGAAATCTATTTACACACGGATATTGACGAACGGAGGCAGATTTACCAGCAGTTTTTCCCTCTTTCCGGTCCAAAAAACGGGGAATAA
- the glmM gene encoding phosphoglucosamine mutase: MTAVKLQKQLFGTNGVRGVTGKDITPELMITVGQALGTMRKGHIGVGRDTRTSGESLIQSVKAGLLAMGCDVTDCGILPTPALQYLVREHFDGGVMITASHNPPEYNGVKIIEPDGTEMGDEETIKLETLIFSRSFNPAKWEDAGRESVAPHLIREYSQAIAEHFPNSPGKGMTVVADPGSGPACITTPPILMKLGCRVLTINGLLDGTFPGRLPEPSVEGLAHLSELVISSGAAFGVAHDGDADRAVFIDEKGKFVEEDQQFALIAQFICRRKPGTVVTPVSTGQVVEIVIGQEGGTVVYTPVGSIYVARTMRSLLEKGANVIFGGEGNGGLIFPDHQFCRDGGMTAAMMVSILSSTGKTLSELIGELPRRYVLKDKIRTPKGKEILEMITKAYSHEKIDLTDGVKIIRQNTWILVRASGTEPIIRIIVDAENFDTCHDFHNEIKQKILTYN; encoded by the coding sequence ATGACAGCAGTAAAATTGCAAAAACAATTGTTTGGGACAAACGGTGTGAGGGGTGTAACCGGCAAAGACATTACCCCGGAACTGATGATCACGGTTGGTCAGGCCCTTGGAACCATGAGAAAAGGGCATATCGGGGTTGGAAGGGATACCCGTACATCGGGAGAGTCCCTCATACAATCGGTTAAAGCCGGTCTCCTTGCAATGGGGTGCGATGTAACAGACTGCGGGATCCTTCCGACACCTGCACTTCAGTATCTTGTCCGGGAGCATTTTGACGGGGGCGTGATGATAACAGCTTCCCACAATCCTCCCGAATATAACGGGGTCAAGATTATCGAGCCTGACGGAACTGAAATGGGTGATGAAGAGACAATAAAACTCGAAACATTGATCTTCAGCCGTTCATTCAATCCTGCAAAATGGGAAGATGCGGGCCGTGAATCCGTGGCTCCCCACCTCATCCGGGAATATTCTCAGGCAATTGCAGAGCATTTCCCGAATTCACCGGGTAAAGGAATGACCGTTGTTGCTGATCCCGGTTCAGGACCTGCCTGCATTACAACCCCTCCTATTCTCATGAAACTGGGATGCCGCGTTTTAACCATTAATGGTCTCCTAGACGGAACCTTTCCCGGACGGCTTCCCGAACCATCGGTCGAAGGGCTTGCACACCTGTCAGAACTGGTTATCAGCAGCGGTGCTGCGTTTGGTGTTGCACACGACGGGGATGCCGACCGCGCTGTCTTCATCGACGAAAAGGGAAAATTTGTTGAGGAAGATCAACAGTTTGCGCTTATTGCCCAGTTCATCTGCCGCAGGAAACCCGGGACGGTGGTAACACCGGTCAGCACGGGGCAAGTAGTTGAGATCGTGATAGGGCAGGAGGGCGGAACAGTTGTGTATACACCTGTTGGCAGCATCTATGTCGCCCGTACGATGCGTTCATTGCTGGAAAAGGGAGCGAATGTTATATTCGGAGGCGAAGGGAACGGGGGTCTTATCTTTCCCGATCACCAGTTCTGCAGAGATGGAGGCATGACGGCAGCTATGATGGTGTCCATACTCTCATCAACAGGTAAAACATTATCAGAGCTAATCGGGGAACTGCCCAGAAGATATGTCCTCAAGGATAAGATCCGAACCCCGAAGGGAAAAGAGATCCTTGAGATGATAACAAAGGCCTATTCCCATGAAAAGATCGATCTGACAGATGGTGTAAAGATCATCCGGCAGAATACCTGGATTCTTGTCAGAGCATCCGGAACCGAGCCTATAATCCGTATCATCGTCGATGCAGAAAATTTCGATACATGCCATGACTTCCATAATGAGATCAAACAAAAAATCCTGACATACAACTGA
- a CDS encoding DUF5806 family protein yields the protein MDEENIQQEINKYKKFKKVDGATYRKVNHFLRKRTYITAREWALARLCTDFRTSGGAEMTFIGKHLPELVPFMEDTYTPQAVNQARNSFKKKVRKASATFFYGAMCGFFTTDELDDLLFEASEVARFLLEVEGTTLDIDEEIDIEDRITTVMRSVGEAAKTILKTRGEENDHLLPSHGATIPLPNANLSGSPGIVDSDCPQKDGYESIQIPTDCKNEIRSIENNPTIAHDNQAKINPDNNNPDGKKDDRMHQV from the coding sequence ATGGACGAGGAGAATATCCAGCAGGAAATTAACAAATATAAAAAATTCAAGAAAGTGGATGGCGCCACGTACCGGAAAGTGAACCACTTCCTGCGGAAACGGACCTATATTACTGCACGGGAATGGGCACTTGCCCGCCTCTGCACCGATTTCCGGACTTCCGGGGGGGCAGAGATGACATTTATCGGAAAACATCTTCCCGAACTGGTTCCGTTCATGGAAGACACGTACACCCCCCAGGCAGTAAACCAGGCCCGCAATTCCTTCAAGAAAAAAGTAAGAAAAGCGAGCGCTACTTTTTTTTACGGTGCAATGTGCGGTTTTTTCACGACCGATGAGCTCGATGACCTGCTCTTTGAGGCGAGCGAAGTTGCTCGATTTCTCCTGGAAGTCGAGGGGACAACCCTCGATATCGATGAGGAGATCGATATTGAAGACCGGATAACAACGGTGATGAGGAGCGTAGGAGAGGCAGCAAAAACAATACTCAAGACACGGGGAGAAGAAAATGATCACCTATTACCTTCACATGGTGCAACCATTCCTCTGCCGAATGCGAACCTGTCGGGCTCACCGGGTATCGTTGATTCCGATTGCCCTCAAAAAGATGGATATGAATCCATTCAGATACCAACCGATTGTAAAAATGAAATTCGCTCAATCGAAAACAACCCCACAATTGCTCATGATAATCAAGCAAAAATAAATCCTGATAACAATAATCCTGATGGAAAAAAAGATGATAGGATGCACCAGGTATGA
- the mobB gene encoding molybdopterin-guanine dinucleotide biosynthesis protein B, whose amino-acid sequence MKVIQVVGRSNSGKTTFIRNLIPELRKLGRVSVIKHLGDHDYHLEEGKDTTFFFEAGADIAVGIDAVKSVVAVRNNSLEDALRLLDGMGMNYTVIEGFKQHPFPKIVIGNLEIEKCVLINPTVNQVVTNLDLFEDYPI is encoded by the coding sequence ATGAAAGTCATTCAGGTTGTCGGCCGTTCAAATTCCGGTAAAACAACATTCATCAGAAACCTTATCCCGGAACTTAGAAAACTCGGCAGGGTTTCTGTCATCAAACATCTTGGGGATCATGACTACCATCTTGAAGAAGGAAAAGATACTACCTTTTTTTTTGAGGCCGGTGCGGATATTGCCGTAGGTATTGATGCGGTGAAATCGGTGGTGGCTGTCCGCAACAATTCGCTTGAAGATGCTTTGAGATTGCTGGACGGGATGGGGATGAATTATACGGTAATTGAGGGTTTCAAACAACACCCATTTCCCAAAATTGTGATCGGCAACCTTGAGATAGAAAAGTGTGTTCTTATCAACCCAACCGTGAATCAGGTTGTAACAAATCTTGATCTTTTTGAAGACTATCCCATATAA
- a CDS encoding helix-turn-helix domain-containing protein, whose translation MTDATQMLTPKDVADKLGVHQKTVHLWLRSGKLQGIKISYRAWRIPTESLDSFIEANSNKPGKAGGKIPAENLQEQKDTKQITLMEDKKEEISNIQSKMKYYIRDIMGEKSSENK comes from the coding sequence ATGACAGACGCAACCCAGATGCTGACACCAAAAGATGTGGCAGATAAACTGGGAGTCCACCAGAAAACGGTTCACCTGTGGCTTCGTTCCGGAAAACTTCAGGGGATTAAGATATCATACCGGGCCTGGAGGATTCCCACAGAATCCCTAGATTCCTTTATTGAAGCCAACAGTAACAAACCGGGTAAAGCGGGAGGAAAAATACCTGCAGAAAACCTTCAGGAACAAAAAGATACAAAACAAATAACGCTGATGGAAGATAAAAAAGAGGAAATATCTAATATTCAGTCAAAAATGAAATATTATATTCGTGACATAATGGGTGAAAAATCGTCAGAAAATAAATAA